In the Leguminivora glycinivorella isolate SPB_JAAS2020 chromosome 14, LegGlyc_1.1, whole genome shotgun sequence genome, one interval contains:
- the LOC125233704 gene encoding leucine-rich repeat extensin-like protein 3 — MAPTVLLNLLLAGLLQLSVAQYYSCGCAPAPAPPLYAPCGCAPPPCPCAPPPCACQPPAPAPIMISTPPPPPMCITPPAPPPITIEMPCLPPITVTPPPLPPLTITPPPPPPVTVTPPCPPPLFLNPTPLPPLTVNPPAPPLMYIEPPPLPPMLVEIPLPPPIMIELPAPPPIMIQPPAIPPVMVQPPPLPPVPVQPPCPPPVTVQPPPLPGMCLQLPPPEPLTVQPPALPPMCVNLPQLPPMTVQPPPLPPVTVQPPAPEPICFQVPPPPPFCFQPPPPAPICVQPPAPAPICFQPPTSPPVCIVPEAAPPCGCGCLPPCGCGCLPPLYDPCPCQYGYGSPFYL; from the exons ATGGCTCCAACGGTACTACTGAACCTGCTATTGGCAGGATTACTTCAG CTGTCAGTCGCGCAGTACTACTCGTGCGGCTgcgcccccgcccccgccccTCCCCTCTACGCCCCCTGCGGCTGCGCGCCGCCGCCATGCCCCTGCGCTCCTCCGCCATGCGCGTGCCAACCGCCAGCACCAGCCCCGATCATGATTTCCACCCCTCCGCCGCCACCAATGTGCATCACTCCCCCCGCGCCTCCTCCGATCACCATCGAGATGCCCTGCCTTCCTCCGATAACTGTCACTCCTCCACCCCTGCCTCCTCTAACCATCACTCCCCCTCCTCCGCCGCCAGTCACGGTGACCCCTCCCTGCCCGCCCCCGCTCTTCCTGAACCCGACCCCGCTGCCGCCCTTGACGGTGAACCCGCCGGCGCCGCCGCTGATGTATATCGAGCCGCCGCCGCTCCCGCCTATGTTGGTGGAGATCCCTCTGCCGCCGCCGATCATGATTGAGCTGCCGGCGCCGCCCCCGATCATGATTCAGCCGCCCGCGATCCCGCCCGTGATGGTGcagccgccgccgctgccgccggTGCCCGTGCAACCGCCGTGCCCGCCGCCGGTCACGGTGcagccgccgccgctgccgggcATGTGCCTGCAGCTGCCGCCTCCCGAGCCCCTGACGGTGCAGCCGCCGGCGCTGCCGCCGATGTGCGTGAACTTGCCGCAGCTCCCGCCGATGACCGTGcagccgccgccgctgccgcccgTGACGGTGCAGCCGCCCGCGCCGGAGCCCATCTGCTTCCAagtgccgccgccgccgccgttcTGCTTccagccgccgccgcccgcgccgatCTGCGTGCagccgccggcgccggcgccgatCTGCTTCCAGCCGCCGACGTCGCCGCCGGTGTGCATCGTGCCGGAGGCCGCGCCGCCGTGCGGCTGTGGCTGCCTCCCGCCGTGCGGCTGCGGCTGCCTGCCGCCGCTGTACGACCCTTGCCCGTGCCAGTACGGCTACGGCTCCCCATTCTACTTATAA